The following are from one region of the Streptomyces decoyicus genome:
- a CDS encoding ABC-F family ATP-binding cassette domain-containing protein gives MPTQISLRDLTKSYGDRLLLDGVSLSIRPGERIGIVGENGAGKSTLLRILAGFEQPDEGQAVVRADGGIGYLGQTPGLPPDHTVQDVMDAALADLREMERRLRSLESGLGHATPGRLEEYGELLTVFELRGGYEADARIEKALHVLGLARLAHDRPLGGLSGGEQARLGLACLIAAAPEVMLLDEPTNHLDAEALDWLEDALLAHRGTVLAVSHDRLFLQRTATAIVEVDADRRSLVRYGGGYGTFVATKAAARRRWEQDHAGWSERIAQLTDFAAGGAHSVARGRAIKDGNKMAYDRDKGRVQSSVSSRVRHARERLQRLRENPVARPPEPLRFRAAPGIGEAEGTLVRLEGVRVADRLAVDSLTVSAGDRLLIHGANGAGKSTLLRVLAGVVPLDRGTVQRRGRIGFLAQEIPVSRPAEPLLAAFRRGLAGSTEELTALLLSFGLFREGDLHVPVGALSAGQRRRLALARLLARPADVLLLDEPTNHLALALVEELEAALSAWPGALVVVSHDRLLRRRFGGRPYEIRDGRPALVTH, from the coding sequence TTGCCCACTCAGATCTCGTTGCGCGACCTCACCAAGTCCTACGGGGACCGGCTGCTGCTCGACGGTGTCTCTTTGTCGATACGCCCCGGCGAACGCATCGGGATCGTGGGGGAGAACGGCGCCGGAAAGTCGACCCTGCTGCGCATCCTCGCCGGATTCGAGCAGCCCGATGAGGGGCAGGCGGTGGTCCGTGCCGACGGCGGCATCGGCTACCTCGGCCAGACCCCCGGCCTCCCGCCGGACCACACCGTCCAGGACGTGATGGACGCCGCCCTGGCCGACCTCAGGGAGATGGAGCGTCGGCTGCGGTCGCTGGAGAGCGGGCTCGGCCATGCCACCCCGGGCAGGCTGGAGGAGTACGGCGAGCTGCTCACCGTCTTCGAGCTGCGCGGCGGCTACGAAGCCGATGCCCGCATCGAGAAGGCACTGCACGTCCTGGGGCTGGCACGGCTGGCCCACGACCGGCCCCTCGGCGGCCTCTCCGGCGGCGAGCAGGCCCGGCTGGGCCTGGCCTGCCTGATTGCCGCCGCCCCTGAGGTCATGCTCCTCGATGAGCCCACCAACCACCTCGACGCCGAAGCCCTCGACTGGCTGGAAGATGCCCTGCTCGCCCACCGGGGCACCGTCCTCGCCGTCTCGCACGACCGGCTCTTCCTCCAGCGGACGGCGACCGCGATCGTCGAGGTGGACGCCGACCGCCGGAGCCTCGTCCGCTACGGCGGCGGTTACGGCACTTTCGTCGCCACCAAGGCCGCCGCCCGCCGGCGCTGGGAGCAGGACCATGCCGGGTGGTCCGAACGGATCGCGCAGCTCACCGACTTCGCCGCGGGCGGGGCACACAGCGTCGCCCGGGGCCGGGCCATCAAGGACGGCAACAAGATGGCGTACGACCGGGACAAGGGTCGCGTCCAGTCATCCGTGTCCAGCCGCGTGCGTCATGCCCGGGAGCGACTGCAAAGGCTCCGGGAGAATCCGGTCGCCAGACCGCCCGAGCCGCTCCGCTTCCGGGCGGCACCGGGAATCGGCGAGGCCGAGGGCACCCTCGTGCGCCTCGAAGGGGTGCGGGTCGCGGACCGGCTCGCGGTGGACTCCCTCACTGTCTCCGCCGGTGACCGCCTGCTGATCCACGGTGCCAACGGCGCGGGCAAGAGCACGCTGCTCCGTGTCCTGGCGGGGGTCGTCCCGCTGGACCGCGGGACGGTGCAGCGACGAGGGCGGATCGGCTTCCTTGCTCAGGAAATACCGGTCTCCCGTCCCGCCGAGCCACTGCTCGCCGCGTTCCGCCGCGGTCTGGCCGGGAGCACCGAGGAGCTGACCGCCCTGCTGCTCTCGTTCGGCCTGTTCCGCGAAGGTGACCTCCATGTGCCTGTCGGGGCGCTCTCGGCAGGTCAGCGGCGCCGGCTCGCGCTGGCCCGGCTGCTGGCCCGCCCCGCGGACGTTCTCCTGCTCGACGAGCCGACCAACCATCTGGCGCTCGCCCTCGTCGAAGAGCTCGAAGCGGCACTCTCGGCATGGCCCGGCGCCCTGGTCGTCGTCTCCCACGACCGCCTGTTGCGACGACGCTTCGGCGGCCGCCCCTACGAGATACGCGACGGCCGCCCGGCCCTGGTCACACACTGA
- a CDS encoding histidine phosphatase family protein, producing the protein MARPRRIVLIRHGESVGNVDDTVYEREPDHALALTKTGLWQAKEAGGPVREMFGDERISAYVSPYRRTHQTFRELGLDPARVRVREEPRLREQDWGNWQDRDDVRRQKAYRDAYGHFFYRFAQGESGADVYDRVGAFLESLWRSFEDPNHPPNVLIVTHGLTMRLFCMRWFHWTVADFESLSNPGNAEWRTLLLGPDGRYALDRPFERWCEPEPYGATG; encoded by the coding sequence ATGGCCCGGCCCCGTCGCATCGTCCTCATCCGCCATGGAGAGTCGGTGGGGAATGTCGACGACACCGTGTACGAGCGGGAGCCCGATCATGCGCTCGCGCTCACCAAGACCGGGCTGTGGCAGGCGAAGGAAGCCGGTGGCCCGGTGCGCGAGATGTTCGGCGACGAGCGGATCTCCGCCTATGTCTCGCCCTACCGCCGCACCCACCAGACCTTCCGGGAACTGGGCCTCGATCCGGCCAGGGTCCGGGTGCGCGAGGAGCCCCGGCTGCGCGAGCAGGACTGGGGGAACTGGCAGGACCGCGACGACGTGCGACGGCAGAAGGCCTACCGTGACGCCTACGGCCACTTCTTCTACCGCTTCGCCCAGGGCGAGTCCGGAGCAGATGTCTACGACCGGGTCGGGGCGTTCCTGGAGAGCCTGTGGCGCAGCTTCGAGGACCCTAACCACCCGCCGAACGTCCTCATCGTCACGCACGGTCTCACCATGCGGCTGTTCTGTATGCGGTGGTTCCACTGGACGGTGGCCGATTTCGAGTCACTGTCCAATCCCGGCAATGCGGAATGGCGCACCCTGCTGCTCGGCCCGGACGGCCGATACGCCCTCGACCGGCCCTTCGAGCGCTGGTGTGAACCCGAGCCTTATGGCGCCACCGGTTAG
- a CDS encoding ADP-ribosylglycohydrolase family protein, with protein sequence MTPDHRDADRCARALASLRGLAVGDALGSQFFVPAHYPSLKRRELPPAPWQWTDDTEMACSVLAVLTAHGRIDQDDLARSFAHRHDFDRGYGPAVNRMLRLIREGGDWRELASGLFNGQGSWGNGAAMRIAPLGAWYADDPEQATHQAEISAYTTHQHREAVVGAMAVAAAAALVADPTRDTGPEQLLDGVLELIPRSAVQAGLRRARDMLDYADSSTVAAVLGCGRRTSAHDTVPFTLWAAARHLGNYERAFWTTAQAGGDVDTTCAIVGGIVAAGRAGSPPEAWLDGTEPLPSWAPALAG encoded by the coding sequence ATGACCCCCGACCACCGTGACGCAGACCGCTGTGCGCGGGCTCTGGCGAGCCTGCGCGGCCTCGCCGTGGGTGATGCCCTCGGATCCCAGTTCTTCGTCCCCGCCCATTACCCCTCCCTCAAGCGCCGCGAGCTGCCTCCCGCCCCCTGGCAGTGGACCGACGACACCGAGATGGCCTGCTCGGTCCTTGCGGTGCTCACCGCCCATGGCCGGATCGACCAGGACGACCTCGCCCGCTCCTTCGCCCACCGCCATGACTTCGACCGTGGCTACGGACCGGCCGTCAACCGCATGCTGCGGCTGATCCGCGAGGGCGGCGACTGGCGTGAACTGGCCTCCGGACTCTTCAACGGTCAGGGCTCGTGGGGCAACGGCGCCGCCATGCGCATCGCTCCCCTCGGTGCCTGGTATGCCGACGACCCCGAGCAGGCCACCCACCAGGCGGAGATCTCCGCCTACACCACCCACCAGCATCGCGAGGCCGTCGTCGGTGCCATGGCCGTGGCCGCCGCGGCCGCCCTGGTGGCCGACCCGACCCGCGACACCGGCCCCGAACAGCTGCTGGACGGCGTGCTGGAGCTGATCCCGCGCAGCGCCGTACAGGCCGGACTGCGCCGGGCCCGCGACATGCTCGACTACGCCGACTCCTCCACCGTCGCCGCCGTCCTGGGGTGCGGACGACGCACCAGTGCCCACGACACCGTGCCCTTCACCCTCTGGGCAGCGGCCCGGCATCTCGGCAACTATGAGCGGGCGTTTTGGACCACGGCTCAGGCGGGCGGCGACGTCGACACCACCTGCGCCATCGTCGGCGGCATCGTCGCCGCCGGTCGCGCGGGCAGCCCGCCCGAGGCATGGCTGGACGGCACCGAGCCCCTCCCGTCCTGGGCTCCAGCCCTCGCCGGCTGA
- a CDS encoding ribonuclease HII, which yields MPYEPPTHSVERSLRATTGAKIVAGIDEVGRGAWAGPVSVCAAITGLRRPPDGLTDSKLLTPKRRTELCEVLGAWVTSYALGHSSSEEIDELGMTAALRLAAIRALEALPVRPDAIILDGKHNYLGAPWRVRTVIKGDQSCIAVAAASVIAKVRRDAMMAELGLVYADFDFAANAGYPSPTHRIALEEYGPTPHHRVSWSYMDALPRWRHLKKVRITPEAAALEAGGQLGFDF from the coding sequence ATGCCGTACGAGCCCCCCACCCATTCCGTCGAGCGATCATTGCGCGCCACGACGGGCGCCAAGATCGTTGCAGGTATCGACGAGGTCGGGCGCGGAGCGTGGGCCGGTCCGGTCAGCGTCTGCGCGGCCATCACCGGCCTGCGCAGGCCGCCCGACGGCCTCACCGATTCCAAGCTGCTGACCCCCAAGCGCCGCACCGAACTGTGCGAGGTGCTCGGCGCATGGGTCACGTCGTATGCCCTGGGGCACTCCTCGTCGGAGGAGATCGACGAGCTGGGCATGACCGCGGCTCTGCGGCTCGCGGCCATACGCGCCCTGGAGGCGCTGCCGGTCCGGCCGGACGCGATCATTCTCGACGGCAAGCACAACTACCTGGGCGCGCCATGGCGGGTCCGCACGGTCATCAAGGGTGACCAGTCCTGCATCGCGGTCGCCGCCGCGTCCGTGATCGCCAAGGTGCGGCGCGACGCGATGATGGCCGAACTGGGCCTGGTGTACGCCGACTTCGACTTCGCGGCCAACGCAGGCTATCCCTCGCCGACCCATCGCATCGCCCTGGAGGAGTACGGTCCTACGCCGCACCACCGAGTGTCGTGGTCCTACATGGACGCCCTGCCCCGGTGGCGGCATCTGAAGAAGGTGCGCATCACCCCCGAAGCAGCCGCTCTGGAAGCCGGTGGCCAACTCGGCTTCGATTTCTGA
- a CDS encoding RecQ family ATP-dependent DNA helicase, with protein MSNEDLRAAADAVLTRLVGDPSGEARLREDQWRAIEALVADHRRALVVQRTGWGKSAVYFVATALLRERGSGPTVIVSPLLALMRNQVEAAARAGIRARTINSANTEEWDTVQAEVAAGDVDVLLVSPERLNNPDFRDQVLPKLAAATGLLVVDEAHCISDWGHDFRPDYRRLRTMLADLPPGVPVLATTATANARVTADVAEQLGTGEGSTEALVLRGPLDRESLSLGVLPLPDAAHRLAWLADHLHELPGSGIIYTLTVAAAEEVTAFLRQRGHTVSSYTGKTENADRQQAEDDLLANRVKALVATSALGMGFDKPDLGFVVHLGSPSSPIAYYQQVGRAGRGVKHAEVLLLPGREDEAIWKYFASLAFPPEEQVRRTLDVLAAAGRPVSLPALEPQVELRRSRLEIMLKVLDVDGAVQRVKGGWTSTGRPWSYDAERYAWVSRQREAEQQAMREYATTTGCRMEFLRRQLDDEAAVVCGRCDNCAGGRFTTEVSAASLDAARGELGRPGVEVEPRRMWPTGLPAVGVDLKGRIPAGELAATGRALGRLSDIGWGNRLRPMLAPQAPDGPVPDDVAAAVVTVLADWAKGPGGWASGAADAPARPVGVVALSSRSRPQLIRSLAERIAAVGRMPFLGAVTSADDGFDGRIPRSNSAQRLRALHGSLSVPPELAQALASAGGPVLLVDDFADTGWTLAMAARLLRRAGAEGVFPLVLAVQG; from the coding sequence ATGAGCAACGAAGATCTGCGTGCCGCAGCCGATGCCGTCCTGACCCGACTCGTCGGGGATCCCAGCGGCGAGGCCAGGCTGCGCGAGGATCAGTGGCGGGCGATCGAGGCGCTGGTCGCCGACCACCGCCGCGCCCTGGTCGTGCAGCGCACGGGCTGGGGCAAGTCCGCGGTCTATTTCGTCGCGACGGCGCTGCTGCGCGAGCGCGGCAGCGGCCCGACCGTGATCGTCTCCCCGCTGCTCGCGCTGATGCGCAATCAGGTCGAGGCTGCCGCGCGGGCCGGCATCCGCGCCCGCACGATCAACTCCGCCAACACCGAGGAATGGGACACGGTCCAGGCCGAGGTGGCGGCCGGCGACGTGGATGTCCTGCTGGTGAGCCCCGAGCGGCTCAACAACCCCGATTTCCGCGATCAGGTGCTGCCCAAGCTCGCGGCGGCGACCGGTCTGCTGGTGGTCGACGAAGCGCACTGCATCTCCGACTGGGGCCATGACTTCCGTCCGGACTACCGGCGGCTGCGCACGATGCTCGCCGATCTTCCGCCCGGTGTGCCCGTGCTCGCCACCACCGCCACGGCCAACGCGCGGGTGACCGCCGATGTCGCCGAGCAGCTCGGGACGGGCGAGGGCTCCACCGAGGCGCTGGTGCTGCGCGGGCCGCTGGACCGGGAGAGCCTGAGCCTGGGCGTCCTCCCGCTGCCGGACGCCGCGCACCGCCTCGCCTGGCTTGCGGACCATCTGCACGAGCTGCCGGGCTCGGGGATCATCTATACGCTCACCGTGGCCGCCGCCGAGGAGGTCACGGCCTTCCTGCGCCAGCGGGGGCACACGGTCTCCTCGTACACCGGCAAGACGGAGAACGCCGACCGTCAGCAGGCCGAGGACGATCTGCTCGCCAACCGCGTCAAGGCGCTGGTGGCGACCTCGGCGCTGGGCATGGGCTTCGACAAGCCCGACCTGGGTTTCGTGGTGCATCTGGGCTCGCCGTCGTCCCCCATCGCGTACTACCAGCAGGTGGGCCGGGCCGGCCGTGGGGTCAAGCACGCCGAGGTCCTGCTGCTCCCCGGGCGGGAGGACGAGGCGATCTGGAAGTACTTCGCGTCACTGGCGTTCCCGCCCGAGGAGCAGGTGCGGCGGACCCTGGACGTCCTTGCGGCAGCCGGCAGGCCGGTGTCCCTGCCGGCCCTGGAGCCGCAGGTCGAACTGCGCCGCTCGCGCCTTGAGATCATGCTCAAGGTCCTCGACGTGGACGGCGCCGTGCAACGCGTCAAGGGTGGCTGGACGTCCACCGGCCGTCCGTGGTCGTACGACGCCGAGCGCTATGCGTGGGTGTCGCGTCAGCGCGAGGCCGAACAGCAGGCGATGCGGGAGTACGCCACCACAACGGGCTGCCGGATGGAGTTCCTGCGGCGGCAGTTGGACGACGAGGCGGCCGTCGTGTGCGGGCGCTGCGACAACTGCGCCGGGGGGCGGTTCACCACCGAGGTGTCCGCCGCATCGCTGGATGCGGCGCGCGGCGAGCTGGGACGGCCCGGCGTGGAAGTGGAGCCGCGGCGCATGTGGCCCACGGGGTTGCCGGCCGTCGGCGTCGACCTCAAGGGGCGTATCCCGGCAGGTGAGCTGGCCGCGACCGGCCGGGCCCTGGGGCGGCTCTCCGACATCGGGTGGGGCAACCGCCTGCGGCCGATGCTCGCACCGCAGGCTCCGGACGGTCCGGTTCCGGACGATGTGGCGGCCGCCGTGGTCACGGTGCTCGCCGACTGGGCCAAGGGGCCGGGTGGTTGGGCCTCGGGTGCGGCTGATGCACCGGCCCGCCCGGTGGGCGTCGTCGCGCTCTCCTCGCGCAGCCGCCCGCAGCTGATCCGGTCACTGGCCGAGCGGATCGCCGCGGTCGGCCGCATGCCGTTCCTGGGCGCGGTGACCTCGGCGGACGACGGATTCGACGGCAGGATTCCGCGTAGCAACAGCGCCCAGCGGCTGCGGGCTCTGCACGGCTCGCTGAGCGTACCGCCGGAGCTGGCGCAGGCTCTGGCGTCGGCGGGCGGCCCGGTGCTGTTGGTGGACGACTTCGCCGATACCGGCTGGACGCTGGCCATGGCTGCCCGGCTGCTGCGCCGGGCGGGCGCGGAGGGGGTGTTTCCGCTGGTTCTCGCCGTACAGGGCTAG
- a CDS encoding DUF4192 domain-containing protein: MNPHSEPSKRPGDIPSTPTTVTPPAANPPNSPRSPHAPKPQAPADPPRSSGSSDPTVPIDPHGLSSPPGPEKTANPSNPSNRGASSPTSRLTGSATPSRPSHSSTRADAAEAQPAEAQVTLRGPAELADALPYLMGFYPDDSIVMVALNGERGRFGGRVRLGIPTDTAQWPDVADQLAECLISAGQERDARPAAIIVYLCQEPAAGESGKDVKDRLRPLAQRLRTACGTLDVPVLEALCLSNGRFWSYCCPDFRCCPAEGTPMVMPGTSVMAAAAAYAGMQVRGSLKEMEARLTPRTGPRAAEQEKALDAAAGALVPRMLRRDGAAAVRRDTLDLAGAMIHRFRQDTPSGSNRARDACDDALITDAEAADLILGLQDRVTRDRAAEWMDGPAAAPALRLWRALARRCAGGFAEHAVAPLTLAGWVCWSTEDGPSARVALSCALAIDPDYTFAQLLHRAVNEGLDPEPLRRCLREQNREAADEPQPAAPAPDAKGTRQPTKRPAPTRPGPAARPRGPRGGTGPGSRTTDGRGRRRAGRDGDRSRR, encoded by the coding sequence ATGAATCCGCACAGCGAACCGAGCAAGCGCCCCGGCGACATCCCCTCCACCCCCACGACCGTCACCCCTCCCGCAGCCAACCCCCCGAACTCTCCTCGCTCTCCCCACGCACCGAAGCCGCAGGCCCCCGCCGACCCGCCCCGCTCATCCGGATCCTCCGACCCCACAGTACCCATCGACCCCCATGGCCTCTCCAGCCCGCCCGGCCCCGAGAAAACCGCCAACCCCTCCAACCCCTCCAACCGCGGCGCCTCCTCGCCCACGTCCCGCCTCACCGGCTCCGCAACCCCGTCCCGCCCCTCCCACTCCTCCACCCGTGCCGACGCGGCCGAGGCCCAGCCCGCCGAAGCCCAGGTCACCCTGCGCGGCCCGGCCGAGCTCGCCGACGCCCTGCCGTATCTCATGGGTTTCTATCCGGACGACAGCATCGTGATGGTCGCGCTGAACGGCGAGCGCGGACGCTTCGGCGGCCGGGTCAGGCTCGGCATCCCGACCGACACCGCGCAGTGGCCCGATGTCGCCGATCAGCTCGCCGAGTGTCTGATCTCCGCAGGTCAGGAGCGTGACGCCCGACCCGCGGCGATCATCGTCTACCTCTGCCAGGAGCCGGCGGCGGGCGAGAGCGGCAAGGACGTCAAGGACCGCCTCCGCCCGCTCGCCCAGCGGCTGCGCACCGCCTGCGGCACGCTCGACGTACCGGTCCTGGAAGCCCTGTGCCTCTCCAACGGCCGCTTCTGGTCCTACTGCTGCCCCGACTTCCGGTGCTGCCCGGCGGAGGGCACACCCATGGTCATGCCGGGCACGTCCGTGATGGCCGCGGCCGCCGCCTACGCGGGAATGCAGGTGCGCGGATCGCTCAAGGAGATGGAGGCCAGGCTCACGCCCCGCACCGGGCCGCGGGCTGCCGAGCAGGAGAAGGCGCTGGACGCGGCCGCCGGCGCGCTGGTTCCGCGCATGCTCCGGCGGGACGGCGCGGCAGCCGTCCGCCGGGACACCCTCGACCTGGCCGGAGCCATGATCCACCGGTTCCGCCAGGACACCCCCTCGGGCAGCAACCGGGCCAGGGACGCCTGCGACGACGCGCTGATCACCGATGCCGAGGCCGCCGATCTGATCCTCGGCCTCCAGGACCGGGTCACCCGTGACCGGGCGGCGGAGTGGATGGATGGCCCCGCTGCCGCGCCGGCCCTTCGGCTCTGGCGTGCCCTCGCCCGCCGCTGCGCCGGCGGCTTTGCCGAACACGCAGTGGCACCGCTCACCCTCGCGGGCTGGGTCTGCTGGTCCACCGAGGACGGACCCTCGGCGCGCGTCGCCCTCAGCTGCGCCTTGGCCATCGACCCCGACTACACCTTCGCCCAGCTGCTGCACCGCGCCGTCAACGAAGGGCTCGACCCGGAGCCGTTGCGCCGGTGCCTGCGCGAACAGAACCGGGAGGCGGCCGACGAACCCCAGCCGGCCGCCCCCGCGCCCGACGCCAAGGGCACCCGGCAGCCCACGAAGCGCCCTGCGCCGACCCGCCCCGGGCCGGCCGCCCGCCCGCGGGGGCCGCGCGGTGGCACGGGCCCCGGTAGCCGTACGACGGACGGGCGTGGCAGGCGCCGGGCCGGGCGCGACGGCGACCGGAGCCGGCGGTGA
- a CDS encoding glycogen debranching N-terminal domain-containing protein has product MALPALAVSPPSGQLTGHGTDGFYRDGRRVLSRCELQVAGDEPLIVQGRLTGADRARFIGTIRRAQERGPDPEIRMERLRSADGTEQITFHSSAARPVRLPVEIRLGTDLAELGSVAVGLPGPELRAAVHGSGLRWSGTGVHAVVSATPSPEDVLASPGLLRWEIDLPPGGHRTIELRAALEYGTGGPGSPSGHHRHPVGVRIPGPRTGAFTPRTRSDRPPRPWTAARLECDDHRADALMAGSLDDLHGLVMRDPIAAADMYVAGGFPWRCGLAPVEALWAARMLLPLGTKLAAGTLRALARSQQAAPGADFGRIPGALRDAGPHLPPSCTGIEATLLFPAVLAEARRWGLPEQETERLLPAAERCLTWLRRVTDPPGSGRGGYVPDPVPGGPYRCETQAHAHRAALLGADLLDACGSSDASVLRDWAAGLRLRFRRDFWLEDPAGGRPAALLTADGRPVPHLGSTSVHLLDTGLLGGGASAPGLLDAAQTDQLAGLLGSPAMDSGWGLRGLSAKESGYNPFGHRSGAVRVHETAIAAAGLAAAGHEQVAGALTRGVLDAAESFGYRIPEMYAGEQRSTGGAPVPHPAACRPAAVAAGGAVHILVALAGLRPDVPAGTVSVRPLATAPLGAMQLTGLSVAEQPFAVRISRLGMGMVETAADGLQLGS; this is encoded by the coding sequence GTGGCCCTCCCGGCCCTCGCCGTATCCCCGCCGTCGGGGCAGTTGACCGGCCACGGCACGGACGGCTTCTACCGAGACGGCCGAAGGGTCCTGTCCCGCTGCGAACTGCAGGTCGCGGGCGATGAACCGCTCATCGTCCAAGGGCGGTTGACCGGCGCGGACCGGGCCCGGTTCATCGGGACGATCCGCAGGGCCCAAGAGCGCGGGCCGGACCCGGAGATCCGCATGGAGCGGCTGCGATCCGCCGACGGCACCGAACAGATCACGTTCCACAGCAGTGCCGCGCGGCCCGTCCGGCTGCCGGTCGAGATCCGGCTGGGCACGGACCTCGCGGAGCTCGGATCCGTCGCCGTCGGACTCCCGGGACCCGAACTACGGGCCGCTGTCCACGGCTCCGGGCTTCGATGGTCCGGTACCGGTGTGCACGCGGTGGTGTCCGCGACGCCCTCGCCCGAGGACGTACTGGCCTCGCCCGGCCTGTTGCGTTGGGAAATCGACCTGCCGCCCGGCGGCCACCGCACCATCGAACTCCGCGCCGCACTGGAATACGGGACCGGCGGCCCGGGCAGCCCCTCGGGTCACCACCGGCATCCGGTGGGCGTCCGTATCCCCGGCCCGCGCACAGGGGCGTTCACTCCGCGGACACGCAGCGACCGGCCGCCGCGCCCCTGGACAGCGGCCCGGCTGGAGTGCGACGACCACCGAGCTGACGCCCTCATGGCGGGCAGCCTCGACGATCTCCACGGCCTGGTGATGCGGGACCCGATTGCCGCTGCGGACATGTACGTCGCCGGCGGATTCCCTTGGCGCTGCGGCCTTGCACCGGTCGAAGCGCTATGGGCCGCCCGGATGCTCCTGCCCCTGGGCACCAAGCTCGCCGCAGGCACGCTGCGCGCGCTCGCCCGTAGCCAACAAGCCGCGCCAGGGGCGGATTTCGGCCGAATTCCCGGCGCTCTCCGGGACGCCGGGCCACATTTGCCGCCGAGCTGCACCGGCATCGAGGCAACTCTTCTGTTCCCCGCCGTTCTCGCGGAGGCCCGCCGCTGGGGCCTGCCCGAACAGGAGACAGAACGGCTGCTGCCCGCCGCGGAGCGCTGCCTGACATGGCTGAGGAGGGTCACCGACCCACCGGGCAGCGGCCGCGGCGGCTATGTCCCCGATCCCGTGCCCGGCGGACCGTACCGCTGCGAAACCCAGGCCCACGCCCATCGCGCCGCCCTCCTGGGCGCCGATCTCCTCGACGCCTGCGGATCATCCGACGCGTCGGTGTTACGGGACTGGGCCGCAGGACTGCGTCTCAGGTTCCGCAGAGACTTCTGGCTGGAGGACCCTGCGGGCGGCCGCCCCGCCGCCCTGCTCACCGCCGACGGCCGGCCCGTCCCGCACCTCGGCTCCACCAGCGTCCATCTCCTCGACACCGGACTGCTCGGTGGCGGGGCCTCGGCCCCCGGACTGCTGGACGCGGCACAGACCGACCAACTAGCCGGACTGCTGGGCAGCCCGGCCATGGACTCCGGATGGGGCCTGCGCGGGCTGAGCGCCAAGGAGAGCGGCTACAACCCGTTCGGCCACCGCAGCGGCGCGGTTCGCGTCCACGAGACGGCGATCGCCGCCGCGGGTCTGGCCGCAGCCGGCCATGAGCAGGTGGCAGGTGCCCTGACGAGAGGCGTCCTCGACGCCGCGGAGAGCTTCGGGTACCGCATCCCCGAGATGTACGCGGGCGAGCAGCGCTCCACCGGCGGCGCTCCCGTACCGCACCCGGCGGCCTGCCGGCCCGCTGCCGTGGCGGCGGGCGGCGCAGTGCACATACTCGTCGCCCTCGCGGGCCTGCGCCCCGACGTCCCCGCCGGGACGGTCTCCGTGCGGCCGCTCGCCACGGCCCCGCTCGGCGCGATGCAGCTCACCGGCCTGAGCGTCGCGGAGCAGCCGTTCGCCGTACGGATCAGCAGACTCGGCATGGGGATGGTGGAGACGGCG